Genomic DNA from Azospirillum brasilense:
GTGACCAGTCGCCGTCCAGCGCCGCGTAATGGGCGGGGTCGGCGGCTTCGATGGTGAAATCGTGGATGGACGGCAGAAACATCGCCTTCCTCGCGCCAGGAGGTTCCGGGAACGCACCGCCCCAGTCTACGCCCCGGCCCGCCCCCTGTGAATCACCCCCGTGAAACCTTTCCCGAACCCATCCGCAATGGACCCATCCCGGATTGTCGGCCCACCCCGTCCGGCCCATCGTTCCGCCGTCCAATCCGGGGAGGAACGCTATGGGATTCGCGAGCGACTGGAAATCCGCCAAGACGGCTTTTGAAACCGCCACCGGCAAGAAGAAGCCGAGCGCCAAGTTCATGGGCGTCTTCCACAAGTCCGGGCTGGAGGACGTGACCAAGGCGCTCGACAGCGCGCTTGGCAAGAGCGACGCCAAGGCGCTGGAGAAGGCGCTGCTCGACTATGTGAAGAGCGCCACCGCCTACCAGACGACGCTGGAGAAGTCGGCCAAGGCCGAGGGCGTCGCGACCATCGCGGCGGAGTTGAAGAAGCTCGGGCAGGCGCTGGACGACATCGGGCGCCGCGCCGGCGTGGCGGTCAACGAGCGCATCGCCGAGATGCGCGAGGACGCCGAGGCGGAGAAGGCCAAGGAGGCCGAGGAGCAGGGCAAGGCCGCCCGCGCCATCGCCGACAAGGTCGCGGTGCAGATCGACGGGTTGCTGAAGGCCACCAACGCCGACATCAAGCTGCTCGACCAGGCCGCCGCCAACGCCGACCTCGCGCTGCGCAACGTTCTGGAGGCGCAGGGGGCGGGCAACGCCAAGGAGGCGAAGGCCCAGGCCGCCGCGGTCCAGACCGCCGCCAAAACGGTGGACGCCCAGGCCAAGAAGGTTGCCGCCACCGCCGCCCAGGCCGCCAAGCTGTTCTCGCAGGGCAAGGCCGCCGTCGCCAAGATGAAGCTCGACCCCAAGCAGCATGGCGGGCGCGACCCGGCCCAGGGGGCGTTCGACCGGGCCGACGCCATCGTCATGAAGCTGGACCAGTTGAAGGACGACGCCGCCGAGGCCGCCGCCGAGGCCGCCGGCATCGTCAAGGAGGCCGCCCAGGCGCTGAAGGGCGCCCTGGACCTGCGCACCACCTATCTGGCGAGCTGCCGCAAGCTGGCCAAGCGGGCGCAGGACGCCGACGCCTTCTACGACAACATCGCCCGCGACGTCGGCGGGCAGGCCGACCGCGCGCAGCAGGAACAGATGGTCGCCGACGAGGCGGAAGACGACAAGCGCGCGGCGTCGATCAAGACGGCGACCTTCTACATCACCCAGGTGCGCCAGCAGGCCGCCCAGGCGAAGAAGGAGATCCTCGCCGCCGCCAACGAGATCACCAGCACCCGCAAGTCCTTCCCGGCCATGGTCTCCGACAAGGACCCCGACTTCGGCCCGCTGCTCGCCGGGGCGAAGGTGTCCCTGGACGGGCTGAAGGAATCGCACGCCGCCCTGACCAAGGCCGAGACCAAGATCGACAAGGTCGAGACCGCCCTGAAGAAACTCGGGTAAAGGGACCGCCGAAAGCCTCCCGCGCCGCCCGGAGGGCGCGGGAGGCGCCGGGCACCGTCACATCATGACTTCGGTCAGGCTGTCCATCATCTCCCGCTCGTGCTCGATCAGCATCAGCTCCTCGCCCAGGAAGTCGCGCATGGACAGGACGCCGATGACGCGGCCGTCGCGGACGACGGGCAGGTGGCGCAGCCCATGGTCGACCATCCGGCGCAACGCCTCGCCGACCGTGATGTCGTGGGCCGCGGTGACCGGGCACGGGGTCATCACCTCCGACAACCGGGTCTGATCCGGGTCCAGCCCGTCGGCCACCACGCGGTCGGTCAGGTCACGCTCGGTGAAGATGCCTTCGATCTGCTCGTCGATGGAGGCGATGACCACGACGGACGCCACATGGGCGGCTTTCATCTGCCTTGCAGCATCCCGAACCGACGCCCCCGCCGGAAGACTGACCACGCGGCGGCGGTTCAAAAGATCCCCGATGTTGCGATGCATCATGGCTTTCCTCCTCCAAATGCGGATGTTTCGGAAGACCACGGCGGCTGTTTTCTTTGGTCGGACCGCCGCGCCGTTCTTCGCCGTCGGCCGGCGCCTCCTTTCGCTGTTCATTTGCGGATGCGAAGAAGATGCCGCACCTGCGAAATGCCGAAACGGGCGAAGTCTGTCCACAGACCTTTTTATCAAGTGTTGAAAAAGGTAATCACTTTCCCGTCACTTGACGAGAAAAGCCACCGCAAAGCAACGTCATGGTTGCCATGACGGCGCAACATGCGACAAAACCACTCACCATTGGCCGATGGCGGTGGTTGTGGCATGGAAAATCAGACCTTTTTCG
This window encodes:
- a CDS encoding CBS domain-containing protein; this encodes MMHRNIGDLLNRRRVVSLPAGASVRDAARQMKAAHVASVVVIASIDEQIEGIFTERDLTDRVVADGLDPDQTRLSEVMTPCPVTAAHDITVGEALRRMVDHGLRHLPVVRDGRVIGVLSMRDFLGEELMLIEHEREMMDSLTEVMM